One stretch of Rhinolophus ferrumequinum isolate MPI-CBG mRhiFer1 chromosome 27, mRhiFer1_v1.p, whole genome shotgun sequence DNA includes these proteins:
- the ASPM gene encoding abnormal spindle-like microcephaly-associated protein isoform X1: MATRRVGRGCGDESPAEPRPSARLRGPAAKAEAASPPVLSLNHFCTKPFLCFGDVRLGASRTLSLALDNPNAEEAAVTLPRFPAAARGFSVWPRAFVLQSKEKIVISVNWTPLKQGRVREIVTFLVNDVLKHEVILLGNAEEPKKKKRSLWDTINKKKISASSGHEKKISSIQNVNKTFSVSQKADRVRSPLQACENLAGNESCSPTENNSLILEENKIPISPISPVFKECHGETCLPLSVRRSTTYTSLHAPENRELLQLEGANISKDFNFNEKVITDISFNSMNNINGQIEEDNKLSLTPNYSSTLNITQSQGNFLSPDSFVNNSHKANNELELVTFISPDTFMKDNSRPVHLESKPVHEIYRTILSPDSFINDNYGLKKDLESELINPILSPHQFVKENMAYICISQQTCKLSPLSNENAQASQSPQRQRKNEVSPCVPECQGSKSPKAIFEEPKALEMKANRYSFTNQNPPKFSAVQDLNNGCSHNTQHQRRPILSATVTKLKPACTRENQTETNRPKAKRCLHSVVGECEKVTDTQEGKDVLHSYLPVIDPVGSKSEGGKKVINPSSKTAFVARKRKSEGNREDGNVMLTVTEHAEVQEIKTIHFSPVEFKTSTVKKTKTVMTPASKFISNREKLNLKKKTESSVYKTPNSKTNKRRKRIVPVAQSNLTFIKPLKTDIPRHPMPFAAKNMFYDERWKEKQQQGFTWWLNFILTPDDFTVKTNVSEVNAATLLLGVESQHKLSVPRAPTKEEMSLRAYTARCRLNRLRRAACRLFTSEKMVKAIKKLEIEIEARRLIVRKDRHLWKDVGERQKILNWLLSYNPLWLRIGLETVFGELIALEDNSDVTGLALFILKRLLWNPDIAAEYRHPSVPHLYRDGHEEALSKFTLKKLLLLVCFLDYAKISRLIDHDPCLFCKDAEFKASKEILLAFSRDFLSGEGDLSRHLSLLGLPVNHVQTPFDEFNFSVTNLAVDLQCGVRLVRAMELLTQNWDLSKRLRIPAISRLQKVHNVDLVLQVLKSRGIQLNDEHGSPILSKDIVDRHREKTLALLWKIAFAFQVDISLNLDQLKEEIDFLKLTWSMKKTMSALSCPSDTVLNKIKDRRLSNPFEQYSESIKLLMDWVNAVCAFYNKKVENFTVSFSDGRVLCYLIHHYHPCYVPFDSICQRTTHTVECAQTGSVVLNSSSESDESCLDVSLKALDHVENTSELSKELLENEKKNFQLVRSAVRDLGGIPAMIHHSDMSNTIPDEKVVITYLSFLCARLLDLRRETRAARLIQTTWRKFKLKADLKRHQERDKAARIIQSAVINFLTKQRLKKKLNAALVIQKYWRRLLEQRKLLMLKKENLEKVQNKSALLIQKYWRRYATRKKFLKLKYSSIILQSRIRMIIAVASYKRYLWATVTIQRHWRACLRRKQDQQRYKMLKSSTLIIQSMFRRWKRRKMQLQIKATMILQRAFRQWRIRKRAKEEKSAVVIQSWYRMHKELRRYIHIRSCIVIIQTRFRCFQAQKLYKRKKESILTIQRFYQAYLKGKSERTKYLQERAAAVRLQAAFRGMKARNLHRHIRAACVLQSYWRMRQERLRFLNLKKITIKLQAHIRKYQQVQKYKKMKKATLVIQIHFRAYISAKKILASYQKTHSAVIVLQSAYRGMQARKKFNHILRSIVKIQSYYRAYISRKKFLSLKHATVMLQSIVKMKQTRKRYLRIRAAALFIQQWYRSIKMAALEREEFRQVRESCIKLQAFVRGYLVRKQMRLQRKAAISLQSYFRMRKMRQHYLKICKAAVVIQNYYCAYKARVNQRKNSQVKRAVTRLQAVYRGYKVRQLIKQQSIAALKIQTAFRGYSRKMKYQSVLQSALKIQRWYRTHKAVCNLRTHFLKTRTAVISLQSAYRGWKVREQIRREREAAVKIQSAFRMAKAQKRFRVLKGAALVIQQHQRAWSAGRKERMDYIELRRAAVMLQAMWKRKTVRRQIQKQHECAVIIQSYYRMYVQQKKWRAMKRAARLIQVYYRAYRTGRKQQHVYLRTKAAVVILQSAYRSMRVRRKIKECNKAAVTIQSKYRAYKNNQKNAAYRASAIIIQRWYRNIKIASHQRKDYLNLKKTAVKIQAIYRGVRVRRHIQHMHLAATFIKAMFKMHQAKRRYHKMRKAALVIQVRYRAYYQGKTQRAKYLAILNAVNILQANFRGARVRQTLRQMQTAATLIQSHYRRYRQQTCFNKLKKATKTVQQRYRAVKARNVQFQRYNKLRHSVIRIQAVFRGMKTRRYLKVRHLAATLIQRRFRTLMMRRRFLSLRKTALWLQRQYRATVCAKNHLHFLRLQKAVIKIQSSYRRWLVRKKMQEMRRAATLIQATFRMHRARRRYQALKHASILIQQHYRTDRAAKLQRENYVRQRHSAVVIQAAYKGMKTRQLLRERHRAALIIQSTYRMYRQYVFYQKVRWATKVIQKEYRANKKKALEHKAPKKAPCIQAGFQDTVLGESEGQHQAAIIVQKHFKGFKMRKRYLHLRAAAVFVQRRYRALTAERPQAAVCGQPSYRGFSVRRDIQHVHLAATCIQSFSRMHRAKADFRAKKTAAIVIQNYYRSYVRVKMERKRFLAVQKAVRTLQAAFRGMKVRQRLRTMSEAKTAASAERPAPPCRPAGAQHGPVHSSAAAPQKHPDASLVAPAQEAECHSPGQAAVTVQKASRETAPRKLETARCAALRIQSFLQMAVCRRRFLQQKRAAVSLQQCFRAWRARKQFLLYRKAAVVLQNHHRARLSAKHQREVYLQTRSSVTLLQASVKGFLQKRKFQKMKESALKIQATWRRYKAQKYVCKVKAACKIQAWYRCWKARKEYLAILKAVKTIQACFCTKLERTRFLNVRASAIIIQRKWRATLSGRIAREHVLMMKRHRAACLIQTHFRGYKARQLFCLQKSAALTIQRHVRARKSGKSERTKFVELRKSTVALQALVRGWLVRKRILEQRASTRLLHFTAAAFYHLSALRIQRAYRRHMAVKNAEKHVNSVICIQRWFRARLQLQKFMQIYHSIIKIQHEVQERMRKQNRAASVIQKAVRRFLLRKKQEKFNNGIIKIQALWRGYSWRKKNDCTKIKAIRSSLQMINGEIREESKLYRRTAVALHHLLTYKHLSAILEALKHLEVVTRLSPLCCENMAQSGAISEIFVLIRSCNRSVPCMEVISYAVHVLLNVAKYEKTTSAVYDVENCVDTLLELLQMYREKPGDKVADKSGSIFTKTCCLLAVLLKTTNRASDVRNRSRVVDHVYSLYKLTARKHRMNTERILYKQNKNSSISTPFIPETPVRTRVVSRLKPGWVLRRDNMEITSPLQAIRMVMDTLGIPY; the protein is encoded by the exons ATGGCGACGCGGCGTGTGGGACGAGGCTGCGGGGATGAAAGCCCCGCGGAGCCGAGGCCGTCGGCGAGGCTGCGGGGGCCCGCGGCCAAGGCGGAGGCGGCATCCCCGCCGGTCCTGTCCCTCAACCACTTCTGCACGAAGCCGTTCCTCTGCTTCGGGGATGTGCGCCTGGGCGCCTCGCGGACGCTGTCGCTGGCCCTGGACAACCCCAACGCCGAGGAGGCCGCCGTGACGCTGCCGCGCTTCCCGGCCGCCGCCCGTGGCTTCAGCGTCTGGCCGCGCGCCTTCGTGCTGCAG TCTAAAGAAAAAATTGTTATTTCCGTTAATTGGACACCATTAAAACAAGGCCGAGTGAGAGAGATTGTGACATTTCTTGTAAATGATGTTCTGAAACACGAAGTCATATTACTAGGAAATGCAGaagagccaaaaaagaaaaag AGGAGTCTTTGGGATACcattaataagaagaaaatttcGGCCTCTTCAGGTCATGAGAAGAAGATTTCAAGTattcaaaatgttaataaaacatTTAGTGTTTCCCAAAAAGCTGACAGAGTTAGGAGCCCACTTCAAGCTTGTGAAAATTTGGCTGGGAATGAAAGCTGTTCCCcaacagaaaataattctttaatccttgaagaaaataaaatacccatATCACCTATCAGTCCCGTTTTCAAAGAATGCCATGGTGAAACTTGCTTGCCACTTTCTGTACGTCGATCTACTACCTACACATCTCTTCATGCACCTGAAAACAGGGAACTGTTGCAATTAGAAGGTGCCAACATTTccaaagattttaattttaatgagaaagTCATAACCGACATTTCCTTTAACTCCATGAATAATATTAATGGCCAAATTGAAGAGGATAATAAACTTAGTCTTACCCCAAACTATTCTTCAACTTTGAACATTACACAAAGCCAAGGAAATTTTCTAAGTCCAGATTCCTTTGTAAATAATAGCCATAAAGCTAATAACGAACTAGAATTAGTGACATTTATTTCACCAGATACATTTATGAAAGATAATTCAAGGCCTGTGCATTTGGAATCAAAACCTGTACATGAAATTTATCGGACAATTTTAAGTCCAGATTCTTTCATAAATGATAATTATGGGCTAAAGAAGGATCTAGAATCGGAGTTAATTAATCCAATTCTATCCCCTCAtcaatttgtaaaagaaaatatggcatatatatgtatatctcaacAAACCTGTAAATTATCACCATTATCAAATGAAAATGCTCAGGCCTCACAGTCTCctcaaaggcagagaaaaaatgAAGTTTCACCATGTGTTCCTGAATGTCAGGGTTCAAAATCTCCCAAAGCTATTTTTGAAGAACCCAAAGCTTTAGAAATGAAGGCAAATCGTTACAGTTTTACAAACCAAAATCCGCCTAAATTTTCTGCAGTTCAGGATCTTAACAATGGTTGTAGCCACAATACCCAACATCAAAGACGCCCGATACTTTCTGCCACTGTTACTAAATTGAAGCCCGCTTGTACCAGAGAAAACCAAACTGAGACTAACAGACCAAAGGCAAAAAGATGTCTCCACAGTGTAGTGGGTGAATGTGAAAAAGTAACTGATACTCAAGAAGGCAAAGATGTGCTTCATTCGTATCTCCCAGTTATAGATCCCGTAGGAAGTAAATCTGAGGGTGGTAAAAAGGTAATTAATCCTTCCTCAAAGACAGCTTTCGTTGCTCGTAAAAGAAAGAGTGAAGGAAACAGGGAGGATGGAAATGTGATGCTTACAGTTACAGAACATGCAGAAGTGCAAGAAATCAAAACAATCCATTTTTCTCCTGTGGAGTTTAAAACATCCACtgttaaaaaaaccaaaacagtgaTGACACCTGCCTCGAAATTTATTAGCAACAGAGAGAAATTAAACCTGAAGAAGAAAACTG agTCATCAGTGTACAAAACTCCtaattctaaaacaaacaaaaggcgaAAACGCATtgtcccagtggcacagtctaACTTGACCTTcataaaaccattaaaaacag ACATTCCTCGACATCCAATGCCATTTGCTGCCAAAAACATGTTTTATGATGAACGCTGGAAGGAAAAGCAACAACAGGGCTTCACTTGGTGGCTAAACTTTATATTAACTCCTGATGACTTCActgtaaaaacaaatgtttctgaAG TAAATGCTGCTACTCTTCTTTTGGGAGTGGAGAGTCAACATAAATTAAGTGTTCCCAGAGCTCCGACAAAAGAGGAAATGTCTCTCAGAGCTTATACTGCTCGGTGCAGGCTGAATAGATTACGTCGTGCAGCGTGTCGTTTATTTACTTCTGAAAAAATGGTGAAAGCTATTAAAAAGCTTGAAATTGAAATTGAAGCTAGGCGGTTAATTGTTCGAAAAGATAGACACCTCTGGAAAGATGTGG GAGAACGGCAGAAAATTCTAAATTGGCTGCTGTCATATAATCCTTTGTGGCTACGAATCGGCTTAGAA ACAGTTTTTGGAGAACTCATAGCTTTGGAAGACAACAGTGATGTCACGGGGTTGGCCCTGTTTATTCTGAAGCGCTTACTTTGGAATCCTGATATAGCAGCTGAGTACAGACATCCCTCTGTCCCTCATCTGTATAGAGATG GTCATGAAGAAGCTTTGTCTAAGTTCACTTTGAAAAAGTtattgttgttggtttgtttcctCGATTATGCGAAAATCTCCAGACTTATCGATCATGATCCTTGTCTCTTCTGTAAAGATGCCGAATTCaag GCTAGTAAAGAAATTCTTCTGGCTTTTTCACGAGACTTCCTAAGTGGTGAAGGTGACCTTTCCCGTCACCTTAGCTTATTGGGATTACCTGTTAACCATGTTCAGACACCATTTGATGAATTCAATTTTTCTGTTACAAATCTTGCTGTAGACTTGCAATGCGGGGTGCGTCTTGT GCGAGCCATGGAACTCCTCACACAGAACTGGGATCTCTCAAAGAGACTCAGAATTCCCGCCATAAGCCGTCTGCAGAAGGTACACAATGTCGACCTTGTCCTTCAGGTTCTGAAGTCACGAGGAATTCAGTTAAATGATGAGCATG GAAGTCCCATCCTGTCGAAGGACATTGTGGATAGGCACAGAGAAAAAACTCTCGCATTGCTTTGGAAAATAGCATTCGCTTTCCAG gtggatatttctcttaatttagATCAGTTAAAGGAggaaattgactttttaaaactcacATGGAGTATGAAGAAAACAATGTCTGCACTCTCATGCCCCTCTGATACTGTTCTCAATAAGATAAAAGACAGACGGTTGAGTAATCCCTTTGAACAATATAGCGAAAGCATAAAGCTATTGATGGATTGGGTAAATGCCGTTTGTGCCttctataataaaaaa GTGGAGAATTTCACAGTGTCTTTCTCAGATGGCCGTGTGTTGTGTTACCTGATTCACCACTATCATCCATGCTACGTGCCTTTTGACTCCATATGTCAGCGTACTACTCACACCGTGGAATGTGCACAGACGGGGTCAGTGGTGCTCAATTCATCCTCGGAGTCTGATGAGAGTTGTCTGGATGTGTCTCTCAAAGCACTTGATCACG TAGAAAATACGTCAGAACTATCCAAAGAACTCCTAGAAAACGAAAAGAAGAATTTTCAGTTGGTTAGGTCTGCGGTCCGAGACCTTGGTGGGATACCTGCTATGATTCATCATTCAGATATGTCAAATACAATTCCAGACGAAAAG gtGGTTATTACCTATCTGTCATTTCTTTGTGCAAGGCTTTTGGATCTCCGCAGAGAAACACGAGCTGCTCGACTCATCCAGACAACCTGGAGAAAGTTCAAACTAAAAGCAGATCTAAAACGCCATCAG gagaGAGACAAAGCTGCAAGAATTATTCAATCAGCTGTGATCAATTTTCTAACTAAACAACGATTGAAAAAGAAGCTTAATGCAGCTTTGGTCATTCAGAAATATTGGCGAAGGCTCTTAGAACAGAGAAAACTATTaatgttaaaaaaggaaaacctagaAAAAGTTCAGAATAAGTCAGCATTACTTATTCAG AAATATTGGAGAAGATATGccactagaaaaaaatttctgaaattgaAGTATTCCTCAATCATCCTGCAATCGAGGATAAGAATGATAATTGCTGTTGCTTCTTATAAACGATATCTTTGGGCTACAGTTACAATTCAGAGGCATTGGCGTGCTTGCTTAAGAAGAAAACAGGATCAGCAGAGATACAAAATGCTAAAATCATCAACCCTTATAATCCAGTCTATGTTCAGAAGATGGAAGCGACGTAAAATGCAATTACAAATAAAAGCTACCATGATACTGCAAAGAGCCTTTAGACAATGGCGTATCAGGAAAcgagctaaagaagaaaaatctgctGTTGTCATACAATCGTGGTATAGAATGCACAAAGAATTACGGAGATACATTCATATTAGATCTTGTATTGTTATCATCCAGACAAGATTTCGGTGCTTTCAAGCCCAAAAgttatacaaaagaaagaaagagtctATACTGACCATCCAGAGGTTCTACCAGGCATATCTGAAAGGGAAGAGTGAGCGCACCAAGTATTTGCAGGAACGGGCTGCAGCCGTTCGACTACAGGCTGCTTTCAGGGGAATGAAAGCTCGTAATTTACacagacacattagagctgcttgtgTTCTGCAGTCATATTGGAGAATGAGACAAGAGAGATTGCGATTTCTAAACCTTAAGAAAATTACCATCAAATTGCAGGCACACATAAGAAAATATCAGCAAGTACAGAAATATAAGAAGATGAAGAAAGCCACCCTTGTAATTCAGATTCATTTTCGAGCTTACATTTCAGCCAAGAAAATTCTAGCGTCTTACCAGAAAACACATTCTGCTGTCATTGTTCTACAGTCTGCATATAGAGGGATGCAAGCCAGGAAAAAGTTTAATCACATCCTCAGATCTATTGTAAAGATTCAGTCATATTACAGAGCttatatttccagaaaaaaatttctgagcCTAAAACATGCTACCGTAATGTTACAGTCAATTGTCAAGATGAAACAAACTCGCAAACGATATTTACGTATAAGAGCAGCTGCGTTGTTTATTCAGCAGTGGTATCGGTCCATAAAAATGGCTGCACTAGAGAGAGAAGAATTCAGGCAGGTGCGGGAATCTTGTATAAAACTGCAAGCTTTTGTTAGAGGCTACCTGGTTCGAAAGCAGATGAGGTTGCAAAGAAAAGCTGCTATTTCACTGCAGTCTTATTTCAGAATGAGGAAGATGCGGCAGCACTACCTGAAAATTTGTAAAGCAGCTGTTGTCATTCAGAATTACTACTGTGCATACAAAGCACGAGTCAATCAGAGGAAGAACTCGCAAGTCAAAAGAGCAGTTACTCGTCTGCAGGCAGTGTACAGAGGTTATAAAGTACGCCAGCTAATCAAGCAGCAATCCATAGCAGCTCTGAAAATTCAAACTGCTTTTAGAGGTTATAGTAGAAAGATGAAATATCAGTCTGTGCTTCAGTCTGCTCTCAAGATACAGAGGTGGTATAGGACACACAAGGCTGTTTGCAATCtgagaacacattttttaaagaccaGGACAGCCGTGATTTCTCTCCAGTCTGCTTATCGTGGCTGGAAAGTTCGGGAGCAGATCAGAAGGGAGCGCGAGGCTGCAGTGAAAATTCAGTCTGCTTTTAGGATGGCCAAGGCCCAGAAGCGGTTTAGGGTCCTGAAAGGAGCAGCGTTGGTCATCCAGCAGCATCAGAGGGCATGGAGTGCGGGAAGGAAGGAACGTATGGACTACATTGAGCTCCGCCGTGCTGCAGTGATGCTCCAGGCCATGTGGAAGAGGAAAACAGTGAGAAGACAGATTCAAAAGCAACACGAATGTGCTGTCATCATACAGTCCTACTACAGGATGTATGTGCAACAAAAGAAGTGGAGAGCCATGAAAAGAGCTGCCCGTCTGATTCAAGTGTATTACAGGGCTTACAGAACTGGAAGGAAACAACAGCATGTGTATTTGAGAACCAAAGCAGCCGTAGTAATTTTACAGTCAGCTTACCGAAGTATGagagtgagaagaaaaataaaagagtgcAACAAAGCCGCAGTCACTATACAGTCTAAATATAGAGcttacaaaaacaatcagaaaaacgCAGCATATAGGGCTTCAGCTATTATCATTCAGAGATGGTACCGAAATATTAAAATTGCAAGCCATCAACGTAAGGATTAtcttaatttaaagaaaacagcaGTCAAAATCCAAGCTATTTATAGAGGTGTTAGAGTAAGAAGACATATTCAACATATGCACCTGGCAGCCACCTTTATTAAAGCCATGTTTAAAATGCATCAAGCAAAAAGAAGATAccataaaatgagaaaagcagcTCTCGTAATACAAGTAAGATACAGAGCCTATTATCAGGGTAAAACTCAGCGTGCAAAGTACTTGGCAATTCTGAACGCTGTTAATATTCTTCAGGCCAATTTTAGAGGAGCGAGAGTTAGGCAGACTCTAAGGCAGATGCAGACTGCGGCAACACTCATTCAGTCACACTATAGAAGGTACAGACAGCAAACATGTTTTAATAAGTTAAAGAAGGCAACAAAGACAGTACAGCAAAGATACCGGGCCGTGAAGGCAAGAAATGTACAGTTTCAAAGGTATAACAAATTAAGGCATTCTGTGATCCGCATTCAGGCTGTTTTCAGAGGGATGAAAActagaagatatttaaaagttaGGCATTTAGCAGCAACGCTTATTCAGAGGAGATTCAGAACGCTGATGATGAGAAGAAGATTCCTGTCTCTCAGGAAAACTGCTCTTTGGTTGCAGAGACAATATCGTGCAACTGTTTGTGCAAAGAATCACTTACACTTTCTACGGTTGCAAAAAGCCGTCATTAAAATCCAGTCGTCATACAGAAGATGGCTAGTAAGGAAAAAGATGCAAGAAATGCGCAGGGCTGCTACTCTCATCCAGGCTACTTTCAGAATGCACAGAGCACGTAGGAGATACCAGGCCTTGAAACACGCCTCAATCCTAATTCAGCAACATTACCGAACCGACAGAGCTGCAAAACTGCAAAGAGAAAATTATGTGAGACAGAGGCATTCTGCTGTGGTCATTCAAGCTGCGTACAAGGGAATGAAAACGAGACAGCTTTTAAGGGAAAGACACAGAGCTGCTCTCATAATACAGAGCACATATAGAATGTACAGGCAGTATGTTTTCTACCAAAAGGTTCGGTGGGCtacaaaagtaatacaaaaagaatacagagcaaataaaaagaaagcccTTGAGCACAAGGCACCCAAGAAAGCGCCCTGTATTCAGGCAGGTTTCCAGGACACAGTCTTAGGGGAGAGTGAGGGCCAGCATCAGGCTGCCATTATTGTTCAGAAGCATTTTAAAGGCTTTAAAATGAGGAAGCGCTATCTCCACCTCAGAGCAGCGGCGGTTTTTGTTCAGAGAAGATACAGAGCACTCACTGCAGAGCGTCCCCAAGCAGCCGTTTGCGGCCAGCCTTCGTACAGGGGCTTCAGTGTACGAAGGGATATCCAGCACGTGCACCTGGCTGCCACGTGCATCCAGTCCTTCTCCAGAATGCACAGGGCCAAAGCTGACTTCCGAGCGAAGAAAACTGCCGCTATTGTCATACAGAATTATTATAGGTCATATGTCAgagtaaaaatggaaagaaaacgcTTCTTAGCAGTTCAGAAAGCTGTACGAACTCTTCAGGCTGCTTTCAGGGGCATGAAAGTAAGACAGAGACTGAGAACCATGTCGGAGGCCAAGACGGCGGCCTCCGCGGAGCGGCCAGCACCACCGTGTCGTCCAGCTGGAGCTCAGCATGGCCCCGTTCACAGCTCAGCTGCTGCGCCGCAGAAGCACCCTGACGCCTCTCTCGTTGCTCCTGCACAGGAAGCAGAGTGTCATTCTCCAGGTCAGGCTGCAGTGACAGTTCAGAAAGCTTCTCGTGAAACGGCCCCGAGAAAATTGGAAACAGCGAGGTGCGCTGCCCTGCGAATTCAGTCCTTCCTTCAGATGGCTGTGTGCCGAAGAAGATTCCTTCAGCAGAAAAGAGCTGCGGTCTCCTTACAGCAGTGTTTCCGGGCCTGGCGGGCCAGGAAGCAGTTCTTACTGTACAGAAAAGCAGCAGTGGTTCTACAGAATCACCACAGAGCTCGTTTGTCTGCAAAACACCAGCGGGAAGTGTATTTACAAACTAGGAGCAGTGTTACCCTTCTTCAGGCTAGCGTGAAAGGATTTCTACAGAAACGGAAgtttcagaaaatgaaagagagcGCCTTAAAAATCCAG GCTACGTGGAGAAGATATAAAGCCCAGAAATATGTGTGTAAAGTGAAGGCTGCCTGCAAGATTCAAGCATGGTACAGGTGTTGGAAAGCACGTAAAGAATACCTAGCTATATTAAAAGCTGTTAAAACCATTCAAGCTTGCTTCTGTACCAAACTGGAGAGAACGCG GTTTTTGAATGTGAGAGCATCAGCAATTATCATTCAGAGAAAATGGAGAGCTACACTTTCTGGAAGAATAGCTCGTGAACACGTCTTAATGATGAAA agaCATCGAGCTGCTTGTTTGATCCAAACACATTTTAGAGGATATAAAGCAAGGCAGCTCTTCTGTCTGCAGAAGTCTGCTGCTTTGACCATACAGAGACATGTCCGAGCCAGGAAGTCTGGGAAGAGTGAAAGGACAAAATTTGTTGAATTAAGAAAATCTACAGTTGCTCTACAAGCACTGGTGCGGGGTTGGTTAGTGAGAAAAAGA aTTTTAGAACAGAGAGCCAGCACTAGGCTTCTTCACTTCACAGCTGCTGCCTTTTACCACCTGTCCGCTCTTAGAATTCAAAGAGCATATCGACGCCACATGGCAGTGAAGAATGCTGAAAAGCATGTTAATTCAGTCATCTGTATTCAG AGATGGTTTCGAGCAAGATTACAGCTACAGAAGTTTATGCAGATATATCATAGTATCATAAAAATTCAGCATGAAGTTCAAGAACGTATGAGGAAGCAAAATAGGGCTGCATCAGTAATACAGAAGGCTGTACGCCGTTTTCTCCTCcgtaaaaagcaggaaaaat